GTTACCTATGGAGGACGAATCTCCATCTCTCAACATCCAAGGCATCCATACCAACATACAGGAATATGAATGTTTCTGCAACAAATGACATTGCAGCTATACCATGCCTGCAAATCGTAGTAGAGAAAACATAATTAAGCATGAAGCTAGAATGATGCAAATCATTAGGTTGAAGGTTGAAGGTTGAAGGTTGACATACTTAATGGAAACTCTAGAATTTGCAGTGACGTTATGCCAGGCATAGTGTGACATGATTATCCCACAAACGAACGATGAAAGAATGCCGCTTAGATTGAAGAGCTGTCAGAGTCAACAAACTTGCAAATATTAGAATTAATTTCCCTATACTTAATATGTGTATATGATCATGTATGAGAAAGACTTACTATAGCCATCATGTAGGAAAGGTaagccatcagaaacataacagCAATTTCACGATCACTCGAGTGCCTGATGTTTACCAATTTTCACAAGTTTAGCAGCAGTACGTTCATGTAGCAAAAAATCAAGTCAGAAGTAATGAAAATAAAACAATGACCAAACATGAAAACCAATACTTACCTGCCAAAGCACATTTTTTTTGTTACATATGCACAAACCAATCCAATCTGCACAGGAATTGATAAAGGACAAAATTCAACTTCTGAACTCAAATAGCAAACCTTTCATAAACATAAACCATGCAATTAATGCCGCGCTTAATCATTTAAAGAGGGGACTAATGGGAAAGTGATATAGCTAGAGAGAAACTTACAATGACACCAAGGAAGGTACTAGCAACAAATAAATAGACTAAATCTCCAACAAACTGTCGTGCAACAGTCGAGCCAACGACAGTAGTAGTAAGTTTAAATTTCTGGATGACATTGAAGAGTACAACTGATGTTGCATCATTCACCACACTTTCTCCAAAGACTAGGCTATACACTAAGGGTGTCTCCTCTTGCTTAAGCACCTGCATTAACATAATGAACTGTGTTAAAATAATGTATGATTTATCAGAAAAAAGATGCAAACCTTAAAGAAGTTGATGAAACCTGTAAGATGGAAACAGAATCTGTAGCTGCAAATATTACTCCGATTGCTGTAATGTATTCAACCAATTTCAGCAAATTAGTTACAGACGATACTACATATATATGCTAAATTGCAGAATAAAAATGAACACATAGGAAAGGGAGAAAAATATTACCAAGAAAATCCCCAAAGTCTAGGAAGCCAACGTCCAGGTGTTTAAACAACTGCTGAGCACCTGAgtcatattataaaaataaaaaattatcagAGCCAAGGAAAGAAAAGTTTAGAATTATACcataagataaaaatataagACGAGCTACTTgcgataaaaaaaaaaccttgtgATATGACGATAAAAGATATCAAAGTGCCAATTGCACCAAGTAACATGATTGTCGTGAAGTTGTGGAAGAACTGCTTCTTTTCAACCTTGAAGCTATAACAAACAAGCAACAAGCATTAGAACATTCTATAATAAGTGCAACAAAATTAAGTAAGAAACCATCAAATTGTAAGCTGCAtatacttgtttttttttttttttttatgcaaatgagccacaaggacAATGCATGTAAATTATAAATAGGGAAGGAGATTCAATCCGTATAAAAACTATTAGTCTTAACCATTGAGGCAAGACATCATTGGTGACTTTACCTACTTGTTGCCGCTTTGACACCTCCTTTCAGGCGGGGATTAGAAAAGGTAAACggacaaattaatcaaaataaatttGAACACACTCATCCCTTTTACTAGtgttcaattcaatttaattaatttgtccgattatttcttttttttttaattacggTTATTTTAATATCTGTTCATTTTCGATTGAGCCAagatttatttgttcttttagttgtgggatgtaatggactaaatcaaagtTGCTCTTAAAACCTTTATGGGGAAGattcgtcccgttatcgcttttggatCAATTGGAAATAACCTCTCTACATCATGGGGAgactctttgaggcaatgggtaatgataatgataatgataaagAATGTTAAAAATATCCCTTGTTAAATCATTACAGAAATATTTATGTCGCGAAAAATATTAATCTTTGTAGTGAAATAAACAAGATTGCTAAGGACTAGTTTAACATCAAGAGGAATACAATCTTTGTCCCTAATGTAGACCAAAAACTCTATGACAATTAAACGACTACGATTTAGTTATCGGTCGTGACAGTGCTGGCTTAAATTACACTACTAATAGCGATTTTATTTTACATATCAAAATCCGGGCAAACGGAAACCAACTAATTATATACATTCAACGTTTTTTTATGGGAAAATAATTATAAACATTCaacttaaatttaattaaaaattaaaaattaataagaacGAACATACCCAGCATTGAATATAATAGGAGGAAGAACATAATTGAAAAAGAGTTGCTCATCGAACTTGAAAAGTAGCGAACTTGTTCCTTTGGAAAGGTACAATATGATTGCTCCCGTGCTAAAACCCTACACATATGATCGTTAATCACACAATTAACAACCAAAAAAATCATTAATTTACCTAAAAAATTATCATTACACGAAATAGAGAGGAAATTACGATAACAAGGTCGATAATTGTGCTGCTAATCCATCGTGTTTTCTCCAGAAGATGACCAATCAAAATGCAAATACAAAGCAAAACTACAAACAACGAAATTGCATGAACGGAGGCTAGATTAGCCTCCAAAAccataattaattttttatggTTTAAATTTCTAATCAAGTTTAATTTAAGTTTTTAAACTTCTAATGAAGTTTAATCTAAGTGAACTTCTAAATTTCTAATGATGTTTAAGATTTTCCCGTAAAATATAGTGATTCAAGGTGAGCAAAGAACTTGAGTTTAGTACAAACTCccattatatttttattttattgtattaAGCGCTAccaaatattattattgtttttttttttgttttttaacatTGATTAAAAGTTTTATATTAACTGAAAAAACAATATAGCAGATAAATTAATATAACGACAACCACAAATTCATAATTACACTTATTGTAAAGCGGATGTAAGAAATCCTCTAAGAAGGGAAATCTCACATCTTGAGCCAACCCTAATTCTTAAGCGGATGTAAAGTTGtcaaaatgttttaaagttacCTAATATACTACATATGAAAACGTCATTTATAATGATAACGGAAAATATTGATTAATCTTGACATATACGTACGAGTAATAACGAAGATTATTAGAGCATCTCCAACGTTGCTAAATTAGTTTGTCATGTCACGTAATATTTCCAGCTATTTCCTGATTTGTACCCTACTAGTTAGCTAGTaacttgaatttaattttatcgTACTTGTCCGccaatattttaaatttaatttaaacgaCAAAATAAGCTAAAGACAAACGCTAAAGgataaaatcaatttttttggaaaatggcatcagtttttgaaaaatggcatcTATGTTTGAAAAATGCATTTGTTCTTTGAAAAATGGCACCTGTTTTAATTCTTGTCTTATCCCTATTTTATCGTTTAATGGGGTGAGATGTATTTGTTAAATACATCTTCTGATATGACGCACGCTGCCCTCTAACTTGTGTCCTTTAATCCTATTAGTGTGCCACTTCTCTAATTGACTGACACTTGTATTTGGATAACCACGTCACTTATACCTTGTAATCTTGGATACTCCACATAGGAAATAACTTTGAAAGGATGCCATTCCGGATGTTAAATATATCCTTTACACAACAAAAACAATTGTTTGGCTTTAGAGTGTACTTCTCTCTGGCCACACTTTCAAAAACTTTACAATCTAGAAACCCCCTTAACTTTTACACCAAGGTTAGCATGGACATCTTtaattcctttctttcaacCCCCTACAAGGGAATTGAGTTTC
This Spinacia oleracea cultivar Varoflay chromosome 6, BTI_SOV_V1, whole genome shotgun sequence DNA region includes the following protein-coding sequences:
- the LOC110805758 gene encoding sodium/hydrogen exchanger 1-like, producing the protein MVLEANLASVHAISLFVVLLCICILIGHLLEKTRWISSTIIDLVIGFSTGAIILYLSKGTSSLLFKFDEQLFFNYVLPPIIFNAGFKVEKKQFFHNFTTIMLLGAIGTLISFIVISQGAQQLFKHLDVGFLDFGDFLAIGVIFAATDSVSILQVLKQEETPLVYSLVFGESVVNDATSVVLFNVIQKFKLTTTVVGSTVARQFVGDLVYLFVASTFLGVIIGLVCAYVTKKMCFGRHSSDREIAVMFLMAYLSYMMAILFNLSGILSSFVCGIIMSHYAWHNVTANSRVSIKHGIAAMSFVAETFIFLYVGMDALDVERWRFVLHSLGTCVRVSASLLGLVLVSRAAFVFPLSFLASLTRRGAAEKIGFRHQILIWWAGLIRGSVSLALAYHQFTTSALTQKRENAMLITSTITVVIFSTLVFGMLTKPLVWVLLPSSRKVDNNNESPEPTTSMTTLLGDLGLPLFSNGKDSKVNMTCNLARRSILRTFITTPSSTIHFYWRKFDNSVMRPVFGGNPVR